Genomic DNA from Halobaculum sp. MBLA0147:
GGATCTGTTGTTGCTCCCGCGACGCCCCTCCGAGTCGGCGGCGCGGATCCGCGCCGAACTGCCCGCCGAGCGCGTGATCGTCACGGACACCTCCGGACGCCCGTTCCGACACGGCCAACGCGGCGTCGCGATCGGGTGGGACGGGATCGCGCCGGGCCGCGACTACCGCGGCGAGCGGGACCGGAACGGTCGGGAGCTGGGCGTCACCGTCGAGAACGCGATCGACGAACTCGCGGCCGCGGCGAACCTCGTCGCCGGCGAGGGGGCAAGCGGGACACCGGTGGTCGTCGTCCGCGGGTTCGAGTGGGGCGACCACGACGAGAGCGACGCACACTTCCGCGACGTGTCCGGGGACTTCGTCCGTCAGGCCGTCCGCGAGTGGGAGTTCGAGGGGTAGGATGCTCGGGATCGAACTCACGCCGGAGCACCCGCCCGACCGCGTCGTCGACCTCGGAGAGACCGCCGAGGCGGCCGGCTACGACAGCGTGTTCGTCTCGCACCACTACAACAACCGCGACGCCACCGCCGTGCTCGCGCGGCTCGCGACGGCGACCGACGACGTGCGACTCGGCCCGGGCGTCGCCAACCCGTTCGAGAGTCACCCGGTGACACTCGCCAGCGAGGTGGCGACGCTGGACGAGCTGTCCGACGGGCGCGCGGTGTTCGGGCTCGGCCCCGGCGACCCGTCGACGCTCCGGAACCTCGGTCTGGCGGACGACCGCGGACTCCGGCCCGTTCTGGAGGCGTTCGAGACGGCCCGCGACCTGTGGGCCGGCGAGCGCGTCGACGGCGGCGACACGTTCGACGCCGACGACGCGGGGTTGAACTACACGCCGCCACAGGGAGCGTCCGTCCCGGTGTACGTCGGCGGCGAGGGGCCACACATGTGCCGGATGGCGGGCAAGCGAGCCGACGGATTGCTGTTCAACGGTTCGCACCCGGCGGACCTCGCGTGGGCTCGCGATCGCGTCGACGAGGGGATCGGACGAGCCGACGGGAAGACGGCCGCCGACTTCGACCTCGCGGCGTACGCCTCCGTCAGCGTCGCCTACGACGCGGCCGCGGCCCGCGAGGCGGCACGCCCGCCGGTGGCGTTCGTCGCCGCCGGCTCCCCGCCGCCGGTGCTCGACAGACACGGGATCGACCACGAGACGGCGAGCGAGGTCGGCGACCTGATCGCCGCCGGGGAGTTCTCCGAGGCGTTCGCGACCGTGACCCCGGCGATGATCGACGCCTTCTGTGCGGCCGGCACGCCCGAGACCGTCGCCGACCGGATCGCGGCGATGCTCGAGTCGGCCGACTCGCTCGTCGTCGGTTCGCCGCTGGGGCCGGACCTCGACGCCGCCGTCGAGTTGGCCGCCGAGGCCGCGCCGGACAGTATCGTGGAGTGAGTGATCGACCGCGAGAACCGAGTTCGCTCCTCCGTCTACACGACACCGCGACGGAACCAGCGACGCCGACGCGTCGAGCGCCAGGGTCGACCGCTCACCGCTCGTCCTGCTTCGCGGCCCCGGCGCCGGCGGTCTCGGAGCCCGCCTCCGGGTTCGGGTAGCCGGTCGGGATTCGCCCCTCCGCCTCGCGCGTTCCGCGACCGGGACTCGGCAACGAGAGTCCGAGTGGCTGGAGCAACGCGCCGAGTGCGACGTAGCCCAACACGCCCGTCGACACGACCAGGAACGCCGTGCCAGCGACGACGGAGACGAAAGACAGCGGGTCCCGCAGCGCCACCTCCGTGCCGATCGTGATCGCCATCTCGGCGACACTCGCGGCGAGTTCGACGAGGAAGTCCGTGACAGTGACCATACCGCCGTTGGGGCCCGCGAGGATTTCAGCGTTCGGGGTTCGGTGTCTGGACCACATCCGCCGGTCCCCTGTGTCCCCTGGCGTGTTTCGATCCGTGTTTCGGGGGAAAGTACTTGTACACCGAAACACGATGTTACCGTGTCGGTAAGGCCGTGAGAGGGAGATGACCTCGCACAGGTGAGAAAATCACCTCGTCCGGCTACGTTCGACCCTCTCGACGACGAACGTGGTTACGGGCTGGCGGGTGGGAGCCCGATCACGGCTCGACTTCGTACACGTGCAGTCGCAACTCGAACTCGTCCAGTACGTGCCCACCACACCGAACGACGCGTTCGGAGCCGAGGCGATCCAACCATCCGGCGTCTCGCTTGTGATCCGCTGCGGCAGCACCGGCGAGACAGTCGGCGGTCTGTACCTCCTTCTCCTGCCGTGAGCCACGGAACTCCGCGGAGAGTGTCGACGAGAGTTCCTCGATACGCTCCCGAATCGCCTCCGACTGCCTCGCCGACGCGACCCGGTCGAACGTCAGTGTATCTCGTGTCGCCTCGGTGTGATCGTCCAGCCGTCGAACGAGTTCTGTGTAGGCCCGTGCGCGCAGTGCCAGGTCCCACTCGAGGTCGAAACGACCGTCGTACAACAGGTGTGCGTCGGCCAACTGGTGGAGTCCGTGAGATGTCACCGTCGCGACGCCGAACTCCAGCCGAGAGTCGGCGAGGCGCCCGAACAGTCGACGCTTCTGCTCCTGGAAGAGATCGTTCCACCTCGCCTCCGGAACGTCTCGAACGTCGTCCACCGTGCGCTTGGCGTACCTCCGGCACTCGTTCGTCTCTCCCGCCACGACGCCGGCGACGTACACCTCGCAGTTCCCGTGGATCACTCCTCTCAAATCTCCAGAGGCGTCGCCGAAGTACGGCACGTGAGAACGGTGTGGCGGTCGCACAAATATTTCTTTCTGTCGGAAACTGTTGTCGGACCAGGCAAAGAAACTAGACGACGACGGTAGTACTGTAAGTTTCCGACTACGAGGTTGCCTCGCCGATCCGCTCCAACAGCTCGTCCGGCGTCTCCGCGGGGGCGACATCCCGGCCCCGAATCACCGCGGCTCCGTCGGGGGCGTCGTCGGCGTCGGGGACGACCACCTTCTCGTGGTCCGCGACGCGGAGCGCGGCGCGGTGGAGGTCCGAGCCGACGCCGTCGCCGACCGCGACGACCAACGGCTCCGAGAGACAGCGATCGACGGCGGCCCCGTACCCAGCCACCTGCGGCCCCATCCGCTCGGTCGCGTCGGCGAACGCCGCCAGTCCGCGCTCGGCGCGGTCGCGGTACCGGTCCGCGCCCGTCAGTGCCGCCAGATCGAGCAGCCCCTCCGCGAGCGCGACCGTCCCGTCGATGGGTCGCAACGGCCGGTCGAGCAACCCGACACCCGCGGCGGGGCCGTCGCGGAACCCGTCCTCGTCGCCCAACTCCGCGACGGCGCGGTCTGCGACGGCCGCGGCCACGTCGACACCCTCGCCGAGCACCTGCGCGGCGGTGGTGAACGCCCGGACGACCCGGCCGGCGTCCGACAACAGGTCGACCGGCGCGTCGTCGGCGTCGAAGTGTCGCACTCGCCCGGCCGTCTCGGTGTCTCTCCCCGTCTCGGTGTCCGCCCCCGTCCCGATCAGCGTCTCGCGGAGGTACCGCAGTGCGCCACGTGCGTCCTCACGCGCCTCGTCGTCGTCGGTGTACGCCGCCAGCCACAGCAGTGCGTCGGCCGCGAGCGCGTTGCCGTCGGCGTACGCCGTCAGGTCCCGGCGGTCCCCGTCCGGCCCGACGCTGCCGCCGAAGGCGTCCCCGACGCGCAACTGGTCGCGTAGGAACCCGGCGGCGCGGTCGGCGGCAGTGTGGTACGCCTCCTCGCCGGTGTAGAGGTAGCCGTGTGCGAACGTCCGCAGCAGTGCGGCGTCGTCGACGAGCAGGCGCTCGCGGTGGACGCCGCTCCAGTCGCGGCCGGCGGCGTAGCGGTAGAAGCCGCCGTCGGGGCCCTGGAGGTGTCGCCGGATCGCGTCCAGCGTCGCCACCGCGCGCTGGCGGTCGCGCTTGAGTGCGAACGCGACCGTGTCCGGCAGCGGGAACTTCGCGTCCGTCCCCCACCCGGCGAACTCCTCGTCCCACTGCCGGTCGAGTTGGCCGGCGAAGTGCCGCGGGATGGCCTCGGACAACTCCCCGGACGGGGTGTCGTTGCCGGCGAGCGCGCGCGGCACTCGCCCGGCGGCGGTCCCCTGTGCGTCCCAGCGCTCGCGGACCTTGTCGAGGATACCACGGAACCCGTCGGGTGCGAGGTACGTCGCGCCGGTGAGGACCTCGCCGTCGGGGGTACAGAAGACGGTCGACGGAAACCCACCCATGTTGTACCGCTCGCGGACCCGCGGCTGGCGGTCCACGTCCACCTTCACGGGGACGAATCCGTCGTCGACGTTGGCGGCGGTGCGCGGCTCGCCGAACGTCTCGGCGAGCATCTGGTGGCAGTCGTCACACCACGTCGCCGTCAGGAACAACAGCACCGGGCGGCCCGTGCGCTCGGCGATCTCGAACGGCTCCGCACCCCACTCGTGCCACTCGACGTGCGAGGTGTCGACCGGCTCGTCGTCGCGTGTCGCGTCGTCGGTCACACCCACACTCCGTGTGCCGGGCGCGTAAACCTCGCGTTCTCTCGTGTCCGCCGACGGAGAGACGCTGCGCGTTCTCTCACGTCACCCGGCGGAGAGACGCTGGAAAAGGGCTATACGCGTCGGCGAGAACCGTGGTGTATGGTCAGATGGCGGTACGTGCTCGCGGCGCTGTTGTTGGTGCCGCTCGTCGACGCCACCCTGCTCGTGTTCGTCGCCGGCGAGATCGGCGGCGTCACGACCGTCCTCCTGGTGGTGTTGACCGGACTCCTCGGGATGCTCCTCGTCCGCGCGGAGGGACGCCACACTCTCCGGAAACTCCGCCGTGCGGTCGGGCGCGGGGAGCCACCCACCGACCAGTTGCTGGACGGGGCGTTCCTGATCGCCGCGGGGGCGTTCCTGCTCACGCCGGGGCTCGTGACGGACGTGCTCGGGTTCCTGTTCGCGCTCCCACCGACGCGGTACCCGGCTCGCGAGGCGCTGAAGCGGTACGTCGTGGTGCCGTACCTCGACGAGCAGACCGGCGGCTTCGCCACCGGGAACGTCTACGTCGGCGGCTTCCCGGGCGGCGGCGACCGCGAGGACGGCGGTCTCGGTGGCGTCGGGACGGACGGCGGCGGCCCGTTCGGCGGGAGCGGCGACTCCGGCGGTCCCTTCGGCGGCGACGGCGGTCCCTTCGACGACGCCGACGACGAGCGGACGGACGACGACACGGTCGACGTGCGCGACGACGAGTACAGCGTGAAGTGACGCGGGGTCGGAGCGGTCTGTCTCCGTTGAAGCGACGTTCTCACCGGCGCGACGCTTCTGGCGGCGCACCCGACCGCGACCGCACCGACCCCTCGAGCCTACACCGCGACCGCGCCGACTCCCTGGGACTCCACCGCGACCGCACCGCTGCCCGCTCGACACAACGCTTTTGTACAGATACGCCCATCGGTGTACACGGATGAACACGACAGGGGAGCTCGCGCCGGCGGTCGCGTCGATCCTCGACGCGGCGGCCGACCGCGGGACGGCGGACGAGCGCGTCGCGGCGGACGCACGGTCGTTCCCGGACGCGGTCGCGGCGGCGGAGGCGGACGGCCGGGTCCCGGTCGTCGCGGAGGTGAAACCGACCAGTCCGACCACGGACGGCGAGCGCGTCGCCGACCCGGCGACGCTGGCCGAGGGGATGGTCGCCGGCGGTGCGACGGCGATCTCCGTGTTGACCGAGCCGGACCACTTCGGCGGATCGGCGGCGGCGCTGGCGGCCGTCCGCGAGGCCGTCGACGTGCCGGTGCTCCGGAAGGACTTCCTGTTGCGCGAGGCGCAACTGGACATCGTCGCGGCGGATCTGGTGTTGTTGATCGCGCGGTTCCTCGGCCCGGAGCCGGACGCGGCGGGCCACGGTGCCGACGACCTCTCGACGATGGTCGCGGCCGTCCGCGACCGCGGAATGGAGCCGCTCGTCGAGGTCCACTCCGAGGCGGAACTCGAGGCGGCCGTCGACGCCGGCGCCCGCGTGATCGGGGTCAACAACCGCGACCTCGCGCGGCTGGAGGTCGACCTGGAGACGTTCGAGCGCGTCGCGCCGGCGGCACCCGACGACGTGACTCTGCTCGCGGAGAGCGGGCTCGCCACGGCCGCCGACGCCCGCCGGATGCGGGCGGCCGGCGCCGACGGACTCCTGATCGGCTCCGCGATCATGGAGGGTGTCGCCTCCGGCAACGAAGACGGCGTCGTCGGAGACGACGAAGCGGGCGTCGCCTCCGGCGAGGAGAGTGACCTCGACGCCGGTGAGAAGACAGAGAGCGTCGCCGAGCGGGTCGCGACGAACACCCGGCGATTTACGACGGCGGAGTCCCAGGAGACGGACGTGACGACCGACACCACGGACGCGACGGAGGTGGACCGATGAGCGACGCCGAACGGACCGGTCCCAGCGGGATCGACGGCGACGGGATCGAACCCGGCCGGTCGAGCGCGGACGGGAAGTTCGGCCCGTACGGCGGTCAGTACGTCCCCGAGGCGCTGATGCCGGCGATCCGCGAACTCGAAGACGCCTACGAGCGGTACGTCCTGAACAACGAGGACGGGTTCGTCGACGAGTTCCGGCGCCGCATCGAGGACTTCGGCGGCCGGCCGACCCCGCTGCAGTACGCCGAGAACCTCTCGGCGCGGTACGACACGGACGTGTACCTCAAACGCGAGGACCTGCTCCACGGCGGCGCCCACAAGCTGAACAACGCCCTCGGCCAGGTGTTGCTGGCGAAGTACATGGGCAAAGAGCGGATCATCGCCGAGACCGGCGCGGGCCAACACGGCACCGCGACGGCGATGGCGGCGGCCCACCTCGACATGCCCTGTGAGATCTACATGGGCGAACGCGACATCACGCGCCAGCGGCCCAACGTCTTCCGGATGAAGCTCAACGGCGCGGAGGTCGTGCCGGTGACGACCGGCCGCGGGACGCTGAAGGAGGCCATCTCCGAGACGATGCGCGACTGGGCGACGACGGTCGAGGAGACCCACTACGTGATCGGCTCCATCGTCGGCCCGCACCCGTTCCCGACGATGGTGCGGGACTTCCACGCGTTGATCTCCGAGGAGGCGCGGGCACAACTCCACGAGCGAGCGGGCCAGTTGCCCGACGCGGTGTTGGCGTGTGCCGGCGGCGGCTCGAACACGATGGGCACTTTCCACCACTTCGTCGACGACGAGGACGTGGGGCTGTACGCCGTCGAGGCGGGCGGCTCTTCGCTGGCGGTCGACGAGGAGGAGGGTGTCGCCCCCAACTCGGCGTCGCTGTCGACGGGGACGGAGGGTGTCCTCCACGGCGCGCGGACGAAACTGCTGCAGGACGGCGACGGCCAGATCGTCGAGAGCCACTCCGTCTCCTCGGGGTTGGACTACGCCGGCGTCGGGCCGGAGTTGGCCCACCTCGTCGACGAGGGGCGCGTCCAGCCGGTGAACGTCGACGACGACGCCGCCCTCGAAGGGTTCCACCGCCTCTCCCAGCGGGAGGGAATCATCCCGGCGTTGGAGACCGCCCACGCGTTCGGCTACCTGGAGGAACACCACGACGACCTGGGTGACGTGGTCGTCGTCAACGTCTCCGGGCGCGGGGACAAGGACCTCGCGGCGGCGCTGGAGGAGACGGAACAGCGCGACCTGTCGAACGCGCCGGACATGGGCGAGTTCTCCGGAGGGATGTGATGTCGGGGAGTGACCTCGCGACGGCGTTCGCGGCCGACGACCCGGCGTTCGTCCCGTACCTCGCGGTCGGGGACCCGAGCTACGAGGCCTCGCAGGCGTACGTCGAGGCGCTCGCGGAGGGCGGTGCCGACGCGATCGAACTCGGCTTACCGTTCTCGGAGCCGATCGCGGAGGGCCCGACGATCCAGGAGGCGATCGTCCGGGCACTGGACGCCGGGATGACGCCAGAACGGTTCTTCGAGTTCGTCGAGGACCTCGACGTGGACGTGCCGCTCGTCTGTATGACCTACTACAACCTGCTGTACCAGTACGGCGAGGTCGACGAGGGCGAACGGCGCCCGCGGCCGTTCGTCGAGCGGGCCGCCGAGGCCGGGATCTCCGGGTTCGTCGTGCCGGACCTGCCGGCCGAGGAGGCGGGGCCGCTGCGGGAGGCGTGCGACGAGTTCGGGCTGGACTTGATTTCGATCGTCGCGCCGACGACGGAGGACGAGCGACTGGAGCGACTCGTCGACGTGTCGTCGGGCTACCTCTACGTCCAGGCGCGACTGGGTGTGACGGGGACGGACGTGGGTGCCGCCGACCGCACCGCCGAGTCGCTGGAGCGACTCGCAGAGTACGACCTGCCGAAGGCGGTCGGGTTCGGGATCGACGGCGGCGAGAAGGCGGCGGACGTGATCGAGGCGGGCGCCGACGGGATCATCGTCGGCTCCGCGCTGGTCGAGATCGTCGCCGACGGCCACGAGCGCGACCGGTCGACGGCGGCGGTCGCGGCCGACCTCGAGGAGTTGGCACGGGAACTGAAGACGGGGGCGCGTCGTGGCTACGAGCGACGCGTGCCGCGACCCGAAGGATCTTGAGGCCGACTCGTCCGCAAGGAACTTCCGGTCGCTCGCACGACGGAGAGACACTGTGACACACGCCGGACTCGACGCACGACTGGACCGGATCTCCACGGACGGGCGGTACCTGATCGTCCCGATGGACCACGGGATCACGCTCGGTGCCGTGACGGG
This window encodes:
- a CDS encoding coenzyme F420-0:L-glutamate ligase, translated to MELFAVPDLPEVRPGDDLAALIRERVDLRPDDVVVVASTVVSKAEDRTADLSSFPAGPRAREIATNLEETTGDEKDPRFAQAVLEESTEVLMESPFLLTESRFGHVGVNAGIDRSNVPDADLLLLPRRPSESAARIRAELPAERVIVTDTSGRPFRHGQRGVAIGWDGIAPGRDYRGERDRNGRELGVTVENAIDELAAAANLVAGEGASGTPVVVVRGFEWGDHDESDAHFRDVSGDFVRQAVREWEFEG
- a CDS encoding 5,10-methylenetetrahydromethanopterin reductase; amino-acid sequence: MLGIELTPEHPPDRVVDLGETAEAAGYDSVFVSHHYNNRDATAVLARLATATDDVRLGPGVANPFESHPVTLASEVATLDELSDGRAVFGLGPGDPSTLRNLGLADDRGLRPVLEAFETARDLWAGERVDGGDTFDADDAGLNYTPPQGASVPVYVGGEGPHMCRMAGKRADGLLFNGSHPADLAWARDRVDEGIGRADGKTAADFDLAAYASVSVAYDAAAAREAARPPVAFVAAGSPPPVLDRHGIDHETASEVGDLIAAGEFSEAFATVTPAMIDAFCAAGTPETVADRIAAMLESADSLVVGSPLGPDLDAAVELAAEAAPDSIVE
- a CDS encoding DUF255 domain-containing protein, with the translated sequence MTDDATRDDEPVDTSHVEWHEWGAEPFEIAERTGRPVLLFLTATWCDDCHQMLAETFGEPRTAANVDDGFVPVKVDVDRQPRVRERYNMGGFPSTVFCTPDGEVLTGATYLAPDGFRGILDKVRERWDAQGTAAGRVPRALAGNDTPSGELSEAIPRHFAGQLDRQWDEEFAGWGTDAKFPLPDTVAFALKRDRQRAVATLDAIRRHLQGPDGGFYRYAAGRDWSGVHRERLLVDDAALLRTFAHGYLYTGEEAYHTAADRAAGFLRDQLRVGDAFGGSVGPDGDRRDLTAYADGNALAADALLWLAAYTDDDEAREDARGALRYLRETLIGTGADTETGRDTETAGRVRHFDADDAPVDLLSDAGRVVRAFTTAAQVLGEGVDVAAAVADRAVAELGDEDGFRDGPAAGVGLLDRPLRPIDGTVALAEGLLDLAALTGADRYRDRAERGLAAFADATERMGPQVAGYGAAVDRCLSEPLVVAVGDGVGSDLHRAALRVADHEKVVVPDADDAPDGAAVIRGRDVAPAETPDELLERIGEATS
- a CDS encoding FxsA family protein; amino-acid sequence: MVRWRYVLAALLLVPLVDATLLVFVAGEIGGVTTVLLVVLTGLLGMLLVRAEGRHTLRKLRRAVGRGEPPTDQLLDGAFLIAAGAFLLTPGLVTDVLGFLFALPPTRYPAREALKRYVVVPYLDEQTGGFATGNVYVGGFPGGGDREDGGLGGVGTDGGGPFGGSGDSGGPFGGDGGPFDDADDERTDDDTVDVRDDEYSVK
- the trpC gene encoding indole-3-glycerol phosphate synthase, which codes for MNTTGELAPAVASILDAAADRGTADERVAADARSFPDAVAAAEADGRVPVVAEVKPTSPTTDGERVADPATLAEGMVAGGATAISVLTEPDHFGGSAAALAAVREAVDVPVLRKDFLLREAQLDIVAADLVLLIARFLGPEPDAAGHGADDLSTMVAAVRDRGMEPLVEVHSEAELEAAVDAGARVIGVNNRDLARLEVDLETFERVAPAAPDDVTLLAESGLATAADARRMRAAGADGLLIGSAIMEGVASGNEDGVVGDDEAGVASGEESDLDAGEKTESVAERVATNTRRFTTAESQETDVTTDTTDATEVDR
- the trpB gene encoding tryptophan synthase subunit beta, with protein sequence MPAIRELEDAYERYVLNNEDGFVDEFRRRIEDFGGRPTPLQYAENLSARYDTDVYLKREDLLHGGAHKLNNALGQVLLAKYMGKERIIAETGAGQHGTATAMAAAHLDMPCEIYMGERDITRQRPNVFRMKLNGAEVVPVTTGRGTLKEAISETMRDWATTVEETHYVIGSIVGPHPFPTMVRDFHALISEEARAQLHERAGQLPDAVLACAGGGSNTMGTFHHFVDDEDVGLYAVEAGGSSLAVDEEEGVAPNSASLSTGTEGVLHGARTKLLQDGDGQIVESHSVSSGLDYAGVGPELAHLVDEGRVQPVNVDDDAALEGFHRLSQREGIIPALETAHAFGYLEEHHDDLGDVVVVNVSGRGDKDLAAALEETEQRDLSNAPDMGEFSGGM
- the trpA gene encoding tryptophan synthase subunit alpha — translated: MSGSDLATAFAADDPAFVPYLAVGDPSYEASQAYVEALAEGGADAIELGLPFSEPIAEGPTIQEAIVRALDAGMTPERFFEFVEDLDVDVPLVCMTYYNLLYQYGEVDEGERRPRPFVERAAEAGISGFVVPDLPAEEAGPLREACDEFGLDLISIVAPTTEDERLERLVDVSSGYLYVQARLGVTGTDVGAADRTAESLERLAEYDLPKAVGFGIDGGEKAADVIEAGADGIIVGSALVEIVADGHERDRSTAAVAADLEELARELKTGARRGYERRVPRPEGS